The segment ACACTATATCGTAAGAAAAAGCGAGGAATTCAGACTCAGGATTACGATTCTGTTCATTTCAGAATCCATGTTGAGGAATATGATGATGCTACAGAGCAGCAATTAAAGTTGATGTATAGTGCGGTAAAAGAATTAAATGACATTGAAAAGGCCCTGATTTTTTTATATCTGGAAGACAAAAATTACAAGGAAATCTCGGAAACTTTAGGTATTACTGAAGTGAATGCAAGAGTAAAAATGAACCGGGTCAAAACGAAACTTAAAAATATACTTAATCCGTAAAATAATATGGATGAATTAGAATTATTAAAAAAAGACTGGCAAAAGCAGGATGTTAATTATCCTAAGCTTAGCTATGATGAAATTTATAATATGCTATGGAAGAGATCATCCTCTATAGTTAAGTGGATATTTGTAATAAGCATAATTGAATTCTTGTTTTGGGGAATTGTTACAATATTCCTTGCCGATAATGATTACTGGAATGAAATGGAAAGACTCCACCTCAAAGAGTTTACTATCGTCTCTTATGTTATAAGTTATAGTATAACCTTCTATTTTATTTACAGGTTTTACAAGAATTACAGGAAAATTTCTGCGACAGATAATGCTTCCACCTTAATGGAAAATATTTTAAGGACTCGCAAGACTGTTAAATATTATA is part of the Antarcticibacterium sp. 1MA-6-2 genome and harbors:
- a CDS encoding RNA polymerase sigma factor; this translates as MNKELEHKFVSNLEKHQNIVHKICRIYTNDQASHNDLFQEITIQLWKAYPKFRGDAKFSTWMYRVALNTAITLYRKKKRGIQTQDYDSVHFRIHVEEYDDATEQQLKLMYSAVKELNDIEKALIFLYLEDKNYKEISETLGITEVNARVKMNRVKTKLKNILNP